A DNA window from Caretta caretta isolate rCarCar2 chromosome 7, rCarCar1.hap1, whole genome shotgun sequence contains the following coding sequences:
- the SFMBT1 gene encoding scm-like with four MBT domains protein 1 isoform X2: MNGEQQHDADAGSGVEEAEFNWDEYLEDTGATAAPHGSFKHVDTSLQNGFAPGMKLEVAVKSDHNTYWVATIITTCGQLLLLRYDGYGEDRKADFWCDILTADLHPVGWCEQNKKILKVPEGIKDKISDQEEFLRQTLTGACSAPANLLEGLHRGKNPLDLIAPGSRLECQNSQDSLEAWIVKVVENIGGRLKLRYEGLVDSDQSDQWMFYLDPFLHQMGWATQQGYDLQPPAAIRCLKSEAEWQDILTKVKEEEEGSSVPTDLFKDKPVIGVHSFTASMKLEAVDPVAPFVLSPATVVKVFNEKYFLVEIDDLRPECKTSRSYVCHVNSTGIFPVQWSLKNGLHLSPPPGYPGQDFDWADYLKQCGAEAAPQSCFPLLTSNHGFKENMKLEAVNPADPGEICIATVTKVKESYLWLQLEGSKKPVPECITSVESMNIFPVGWCETSGFQLRPPRRAIVNKQRKIAVVQPEKQILSSRTVHERLKNQELNSTDSVVINGKYCCPKIYFNHRCFSGPYLNKGRIAELPQSVGPGNCVLVLKEVLTLLINAAYKPSRVLRELQLDEDAAWHGHGETLKAKYKGKSYRATVEVVRTADRVADFCRTTCIKLECCPNLFGPQMVLDKCSENCSVLTKTKYTHYYGKRKNKRIGRPPGGHSNLEAGMKKPSKRRKRRKHFFVHKKKRLSTSVDNSPVGSLQGSGGEEEDDQDDVDEESMSEDSTSEQQDELLEESEVSEKKSRSSSPTQSELSHCLAQDQDKRKRKLRTFSFSDDENKPPSPKEIKNEVAEKLQLDSNPLEWSVADVVRFLKSTDCAPLARIFLDQEIDGQALLLLTLPTVQECMDLKLGPAIKLCHHIERVKLAFYQQFAN; this comes from the exons GTGGACACTAGTTTGCAGAATGGCTTTGCCCCTGGTATGAAGCTAGAGGTTGCTGTCAAGTCTGACCACAACACCTACTGGGTAGCCACCATCATCACTACTTGTGGGCAGTTGCTCCTCTTACGCTATGATGGCTATGGGGAAGACCGCAAGGCAGACTTTTGGTGCGACATCTTGACAGCTGACTTACACCCAGTTGGTTGGTGTGAGCAGAACAAAAAGATTCTCAAAGTGCCTGAAG GTATCAAGGATAAGATATCTGACCAGGAAGAATTCCTTCGACAGACACTGACAGGAGCATGCAGTGCTCCTGCTAACCTGCTAGAGGGT CTTCACAGAGGGAAGAATCCCTTGGATCTCATTGCACCAGGCTCCAGACTGGAATGTCAAAACTCCCAAGATTCCTTGGAAGCCTGGATTGTCAAGGTGGTGGAAAACATTGGCGGGAGGCTCAAGTTGCGCTACGAAGGGTTGGTAGATTCTGACCAGTCTGATCAGTGGATGTTTTACTTGGATCCATTTCTTCATCAAATGGGCTGGGCAACTCAACAGGGATATGACCTCCAACCTCCAGCAG ctATCCGGTGCCTGAAAAGTGAGGCAGAATGGCAGGACATTTTGACAAAGgtgaaagaggaagaagaagggTCCTCAGTACCCACTGATCTCTTTAAG GACAAGCCTGTGATTGGAGTGCATTCATTCACTGCAAGCATGAAGTTAGAGGCTGTGGATCCAGTAGCACCTTTTGTCCTCTCTCCTGCTACAGTTGTTAAG GTgttcaatgaaaaatatttcttggtAGAAATTGATGACTTGCGACCAGAATGCAAAACCAGCCGGTCATACGTTTGTCATGTCAACAGTACTGGTATCTTTCCTGTGCAGTGGAGTCTGAAAAATGGTTTGCATCTCAGCCCTCCACCAG GTTATCCCGGGCAGGACTTTGATTGGGCAGACTACCTCAAACAGTGCGGTGCTGAGGCTGCTCCCCAGAGCTGCTTTCCTTTG CTAACTTCCAACCATGGATttaaagagaacatgaaacttgAGGCTGTGAACCCTGCTGATCCAGGGGAAATTTGCATTGCCACAGTCACCAAGGTGAAAGAGTCCTACCTTTGGCTTCAATTGGAGG GCTCCAAAAAGCCAGTTCCTGAATGCATAACGAGTGTGGAATCGATGAATATATTTCCAGTGGGTTGGTGTGAGACCAGTGGATTCCAGCTCAGACCTCCTCGCAGAGCAATAG TGAACAAACAGAGGAAAATTGCTGTGGTTCAACCAGAGAAACA AATTTTGTCTTCAAGGACTGTCCATGAGAGGCTGAAGAACCAGGAACTGAATTCCACTGACTCAG TTGTAATTAATGGAAAGTACTGCTGTCCAAAAATCTACTTCAACCACCGGTGCTTCTCAGGGCCTTACCTTAACAAAGGGAGAATTGCAGAGCTGCCTCAGTCCGTGGGACCTGGGAACTGCGTTCTTGTCCTTAAAGAG GTTCTCACTTTATTAATCAACGCAGCCTACAAACCTAGCCGTGTCCTTCGAGAACTCCAGCTGGATGAGGATGCTGCCTGGCATGGGCATGGAGAGACCCTGAAAGCAAA GTACAAAGGGAAGAGTTACCGTGCCACTGTGGAGGTTGTGAGAACAGCAGATCGGGTGGCAGATTTCTGTAGAACAACCTGCATCAAATTGGAATGCTGTCCAAATCTCTTTGGCCCGCAGATGGTGCTAGATAAGTGTTCAGAGAACTGCTCTGTCCTGACAAAGACCAAATACA CACACTATTAtgggaagaggaaaaacaaaaggattgGCCGACCACCAGGTGGCCACAGTAATCTGGAAGCAGGCATGAAGAAACCAAGCAAGAGGAGGAAGAGGCGAAAACACTTCTTTGTCCATAAGAAAAAACGTTTGTCCACCTCAGTGGACAACTCTCCAGTTGGATCTCTCCAG ggcagtgggggagaggaagaggatgaCCAGGATGACGTAGATGAAGAATCAATGAGTGAGGACAGCACCTCAGAGCAGCAAGATGAACTGCTTGAAGAGTCGGAAGTGTCGGAGAAGAAATCGCGGTCCTCCTCTCCCACACAGAGTGAACTGTCCCACTGCCTGGCTCAGGATCAAGACAAGCGGAAGAGGAAGCTCCGGACCTTTTCCTTCtctgatgatgaaaataaacCCCCTTCACCAAAG GAAATAAAGAATGAAGTTGCCGAAAAGCTGCAGCTGGACAGTAATCCTCTGGAATGGAGCGTGGCTGATGTCGTGCGGTTCCTCAAATCCACAGACTGTGCCCCGTTAGCCAGAATTTTCCTGGATCAG GAAATAGATGGTCAGGCTCTTCTCCTGCTCACCCTCCCCACTGTTCAGGAGTGCATGGACTTGAAACTTGGGCCAGCTATTAAACTTTGCCACCACATTGAAAGGGTCAAACTTGCTTTTTATCAGCAGTTTGCTAACTGA
- the SFMBT1 gene encoding scm-like with four MBT domains protein 1 isoform X1, protein MRSAWPCHIGMRRRAERRRARAPAASGAGLEKLAADAGSGVEEAEFNWDEYLEDTGATAAPHGSFKHVDTSLQNGFAPGMKLEVAVKSDHNTYWVATIITTCGQLLLLRYDGYGEDRKADFWCDILTADLHPVGWCEQNKKILKVPEGIKDKISDQEEFLRQTLTGACSAPANLLEGLHRGKNPLDLIAPGSRLECQNSQDSLEAWIVKVVENIGGRLKLRYEGLVDSDQSDQWMFYLDPFLHQMGWATQQGYDLQPPAAIRCLKSEAEWQDILTKVKEEEEGSSVPTDLFKDKPVIGVHSFTASMKLEAVDPVAPFVLSPATVVKVFNEKYFLVEIDDLRPECKTSRSYVCHVNSTGIFPVQWSLKNGLHLSPPPGYPGQDFDWADYLKQCGAEAAPQSCFPLLTSNHGFKENMKLEAVNPADPGEICIATVTKVKESYLWLQLEGSKKPVPECITSVESMNIFPVGWCETSGFQLRPPRRAIVNKQRKIAVVQPEKQILSSRTVHERLKNQELNSTDSVVINGKYCCPKIYFNHRCFSGPYLNKGRIAELPQSVGPGNCVLVLKEVLTLLINAAYKPSRVLRELQLDEDAAWHGHGETLKAKYKGKSYRATVEVVRTADRVADFCRTTCIKLECCPNLFGPQMVLDKCSENCSVLTKTKYTHYYGKRKNKRIGRPPGGHSNLEAGMKKPSKRRKRRKHFFVHKKKRLSTSVDNSPVGSLQGSGGEEEDDQDDVDEESMSEDSTSEQQDELLEESEVSEKKSRSSSPTQSELSHCLAQDQDKRKRKLRTFSFSDDENKPPSPKEIKNEVAEKLQLDSNPLEWSVADVVRFLKSTDCAPLARIFLDQEIDGQALLLLTLPTVQECMDLKLGPAIKLCHHIERVKLAFYQQFAN, encoded by the exons GTGGACACTAGTTTGCAGAATGGCTTTGCCCCTGGTATGAAGCTAGAGGTTGCTGTCAAGTCTGACCACAACACCTACTGGGTAGCCACCATCATCACTACTTGTGGGCAGTTGCTCCTCTTACGCTATGATGGCTATGGGGAAGACCGCAAGGCAGACTTTTGGTGCGACATCTTGACAGCTGACTTACACCCAGTTGGTTGGTGTGAGCAGAACAAAAAGATTCTCAAAGTGCCTGAAG GTATCAAGGATAAGATATCTGACCAGGAAGAATTCCTTCGACAGACACTGACAGGAGCATGCAGTGCTCCTGCTAACCTGCTAGAGGGT CTTCACAGAGGGAAGAATCCCTTGGATCTCATTGCACCAGGCTCCAGACTGGAATGTCAAAACTCCCAAGATTCCTTGGAAGCCTGGATTGTCAAGGTGGTGGAAAACATTGGCGGGAGGCTCAAGTTGCGCTACGAAGGGTTGGTAGATTCTGACCAGTCTGATCAGTGGATGTTTTACTTGGATCCATTTCTTCATCAAATGGGCTGGGCAACTCAACAGGGATATGACCTCCAACCTCCAGCAG ctATCCGGTGCCTGAAAAGTGAGGCAGAATGGCAGGACATTTTGACAAAGgtgaaagaggaagaagaagggTCCTCAGTACCCACTGATCTCTTTAAG GACAAGCCTGTGATTGGAGTGCATTCATTCACTGCAAGCATGAAGTTAGAGGCTGTGGATCCAGTAGCACCTTTTGTCCTCTCTCCTGCTACAGTTGTTAAG GTgttcaatgaaaaatatttcttggtAGAAATTGATGACTTGCGACCAGAATGCAAAACCAGCCGGTCATACGTTTGTCATGTCAACAGTACTGGTATCTTTCCTGTGCAGTGGAGTCTGAAAAATGGTTTGCATCTCAGCCCTCCACCAG GTTATCCCGGGCAGGACTTTGATTGGGCAGACTACCTCAAACAGTGCGGTGCTGAGGCTGCTCCCCAGAGCTGCTTTCCTTTG CTAACTTCCAACCATGGATttaaagagaacatgaaacttgAGGCTGTGAACCCTGCTGATCCAGGGGAAATTTGCATTGCCACAGTCACCAAGGTGAAAGAGTCCTACCTTTGGCTTCAATTGGAGG GCTCCAAAAAGCCAGTTCCTGAATGCATAACGAGTGTGGAATCGATGAATATATTTCCAGTGGGTTGGTGTGAGACCAGTGGATTCCAGCTCAGACCTCCTCGCAGAGCAATAG TGAACAAACAGAGGAAAATTGCTGTGGTTCAACCAGAGAAACA AATTTTGTCTTCAAGGACTGTCCATGAGAGGCTGAAGAACCAGGAACTGAATTCCACTGACTCAG TTGTAATTAATGGAAAGTACTGCTGTCCAAAAATCTACTTCAACCACCGGTGCTTCTCAGGGCCTTACCTTAACAAAGGGAGAATTGCAGAGCTGCCTCAGTCCGTGGGACCTGGGAACTGCGTTCTTGTCCTTAAAGAG GTTCTCACTTTATTAATCAACGCAGCCTACAAACCTAGCCGTGTCCTTCGAGAACTCCAGCTGGATGAGGATGCTGCCTGGCATGGGCATGGAGAGACCCTGAAAGCAAA GTACAAAGGGAAGAGTTACCGTGCCACTGTGGAGGTTGTGAGAACAGCAGATCGGGTGGCAGATTTCTGTAGAACAACCTGCATCAAATTGGAATGCTGTCCAAATCTCTTTGGCCCGCAGATGGTGCTAGATAAGTGTTCAGAGAACTGCTCTGTCCTGACAAAGACCAAATACA CACACTATTAtgggaagaggaaaaacaaaaggattgGCCGACCACCAGGTGGCCACAGTAATCTGGAAGCAGGCATGAAGAAACCAAGCAAGAGGAGGAAGAGGCGAAAACACTTCTTTGTCCATAAGAAAAAACGTTTGTCCACCTCAGTGGACAACTCTCCAGTTGGATCTCTCCAG ggcagtgggggagaggaagaggatgaCCAGGATGACGTAGATGAAGAATCAATGAGTGAGGACAGCACCTCAGAGCAGCAAGATGAACTGCTTGAAGAGTCGGAAGTGTCGGAGAAGAAATCGCGGTCCTCCTCTCCCACACAGAGTGAACTGTCCCACTGCCTGGCTCAGGATCAAGACAAGCGGAAGAGGAAGCTCCGGACCTTTTCCTTCtctgatgatgaaaataaacCCCCTTCACCAAAG GAAATAAAGAATGAAGTTGCCGAAAAGCTGCAGCTGGACAGTAATCCTCTGGAATGGAGCGTGGCTGATGTCGTGCGGTTCCTCAAATCCACAGACTGTGCCCCGTTAGCCAGAATTTTCCTGGATCAG GAAATAGATGGTCAGGCTCTTCTCCTGCTCACCCTCCCCACTGTTCAGGAGTGCATGGACTTGAAACTTGGGCCAGCTATTAAACTTTGCCACCACATTGAAAGGGTCAAACTTGCTTTTTATCAGCAGTTTGCTAACTGA
- the SFMBT1 gene encoding scm-like with four MBT domains protein 1 isoform X3 — MRSAWPCHIGMRRRAERRRARAPAASGAGLEKLAADAGSGVEEAEFNWDEYLEDTGATAAPHGSFKHVDTSLQNGFAPGMKLEVAVKSDHNTYWVATIITTCGQLLLLRYDGYGEDRKADFWCDILTADLHPVGWCEQNKKILKVPEGIKDKISDQEEFLRQTLTGACSAPANLLEGLHRGKNPLDLIAPGSRLECQNSQDSLEAWIVKVVENIGGRLKLRYEGLVDSDQSDQWMFYLDPFLHQMGWATQQGYDLQPPAAIRCLKSEAEWQDILTKVKEEEEGSSVPTDLFKDKPVIGVHSFTASMKLEAVDPVAPFVLSPATVVKVFNEKYFLVEIDDLRPECKTSRSYVCHVNSTGIFPVQWSLKNGLHLSPPPGYPGQDFDWADYLKQCGAEAAPQSCFPLLTSNHGFKENMKLEAVNPADPGEICIATVTKVKESYLWLQLEGSKKPVPECITSVESMNIFPVGWCETSGFQLRPPRRAIVNKQRKIAVVQPEKQILSSRTVHERLKNQELNSTDSVVINGKYCCPKIYFNHRCFSGPYLNKGRIAELPQSVGPGNCVLVLKEVLTLLINAAYKPSRVLRELQLDEDAAWHGHGETLKAKYKGKSYRATVEVVRTADRVADFCRTTCIKLECCPNLFGPQMVLDKCSENCSVLTKTKYTHYYGKRKNKRIGRPPGGHSNLEAGMKKPSKRRKRRKHFFVHKKKRLSTSVDNSPVGSLQGSGGEEEDDQDDVDEESMSEDSTSEQQDELLEESEVSEKKSRSSSPTQSELSHCLAQDQDKRKRKLRTFSFSDDENKPPSPKLHVFQ, encoded by the exons GTGGACACTAGTTTGCAGAATGGCTTTGCCCCTGGTATGAAGCTAGAGGTTGCTGTCAAGTCTGACCACAACACCTACTGGGTAGCCACCATCATCACTACTTGTGGGCAGTTGCTCCTCTTACGCTATGATGGCTATGGGGAAGACCGCAAGGCAGACTTTTGGTGCGACATCTTGACAGCTGACTTACACCCAGTTGGTTGGTGTGAGCAGAACAAAAAGATTCTCAAAGTGCCTGAAG GTATCAAGGATAAGATATCTGACCAGGAAGAATTCCTTCGACAGACACTGACAGGAGCATGCAGTGCTCCTGCTAACCTGCTAGAGGGT CTTCACAGAGGGAAGAATCCCTTGGATCTCATTGCACCAGGCTCCAGACTGGAATGTCAAAACTCCCAAGATTCCTTGGAAGCCTGGATTGTCAAGGTGGTGGAAAACATTGGCGGGAGGCTCAAGTTGCGCTACGAAGGGTTGGTAGATTCTGACCAGTCTGATCAGTGGATGTTTTACTTGGATCCATTTCTTCATCAAATGGGCTGGGCAACTCAACAGGGATATGACCTCCAACCTCCAGCAG ctATCCGGTGCCTGAAAAGTGAGGCAGAATGGCAGGACATTTTGACAAAGgtgaaagaggaagaagaagggTCCTCAGTACCCACTGATCTCTTTAAG GACAAGCCTGTGATTGGAGTGCATTCATTCACTGCAAGCATGAAGTTAGAGGCTGTGGATCCAGTAGCACCTTTTGTCCTCTCTCCTGCTACAGTTGTTAAG GTgttcaatgaaaaatatttcttggtAGAAATTGATGACTTGCGACCAGAATGCAAAACCAGCCGGTCATACGTTTGTCATGTCAACAGTACTGGTATCTTTCCTGTGCAGTGGAGTCTGAAAAATGGTTTGCATCTCAGCCCTCCACCAG GTTATCCCGGGCAGGACTTTGATTGGGCAGACTACCTCAAACAGTGCGGTGCTGAGGCTGCTCCCCAGAGCTGCTTTCCTTTG CTAACTTCCAACCATGGATttaaagagaacatgaaacttgAGGCTGTGAACCCTGCTGATCCAGGGGAAATTTGCATTGCCACAGTCACCAAGGTGAAAGAGTCCTACCTTTGGCTTCAATTGGAGG GCTCCAAAAAGCCAGTTCCTGAATGCATAACGAGTGTGGAATCGATGAATATATTTCCAGTGGGTTGGTGTGAGACCAGTGGATTCCAGCTCAGACCTCCTCGCAGAGCAATAG TGAACAAACAGAGGAAAATTGCTGTGGTTCAACCAGAGAAACA AATTTTGTCTTCAAGGACTGTCCATGAGAGGCTGAAGAACCAGGAACTGAATTCCACTGACTCAG TTGTAATTAATGGAAAGTACTGCTGTCCAAAAATCTACTTCAACCACCGGTGCTTCTCAGGGCCTTACCTTAACAAAGGGAGAATTGCAGAGCTGCCTCAGTCCGTGGGACCTGGGAACTGCGTTCTTGTCCTTAAAGAG GTTCTCACTTTATTAATCAACGCAGCCTACAAACCTAGCCGTGTCCTTCGAGAACTCCAGCTGGATGAGGATGCTGCCTGGCATGGGCATGGAGAGACCCTGAAAGCAAA GTACAAAGGGAAGAGTTACCGTGCCACTGTGGAGGTTGTGAGAACAGCAGATCGGGTGGCAGATTTCTGTAGAACAACCTGCATCAAATTGGAATGCTGTCCAAATCTCTTTGGCCCGCAGATGGTGCTAGATAAGTGTTCAGAGAACTGCTCTGTCCTGACAAAGACCAAATACA CACACTATTAtgggaagaggaaaaacaaaaggattgGCCGACCACCAGGTGGCCACAGTAATCTGGAAGCAGGCATGAAGAAACCAAGCAAGAGGAGGAAGAGGCGAAAACACTTCTTTGTCCATAAGAAAAAACGTTTGTCCACCTCAGTGGACAACTCTCCAGTTGGATCTCTCCAG ggcagtgggggagaggaagaggatgaCCAGGATGACGTAGATGAAGAATCAATGAGTGAGGACAGCACCTCAGAGCAGCAAGATGAACTGCTTGAAGAGTCGGAAGTGTCGGAGAAGAAATCGCGGTCCTCCTCTCCCACACAGAGTGAACTGTCCCACTGCCTGGCTCAGGATCAAGACAAGCGGAAGAGGAAGCTCCGGACCTTTTCCTTCtctgatgatgaaaataaacCCCCTTCACCAAAG